One Mauremys reevesii isolate NIE-2019 linkage group 27, ASM1616193v1, whole genome shotgun sequence genomic region harbors:
- the COPZ2 gene encoding coatomer subunit zeta-2 → MQRAEARPRQHPEGAAPGGGSGGERAAAAAAGAMDPTRLLFQEPSLYTVKAIFILDNDGQRLLAKYYDDTFPSTKEQKTFERSVFNKTHKTDSEIAFLEGLTIVYKSSIDLFFYVVGSSQENELMLVAVLTCLFDSLNHMLRKNVEKRSLLDNLDGVFLVVDEIVDGGVILESDPQQVIQKVNFRVDDSPLSEQSVAQVLQSAKEQIKWSLLK, encoded by the exons ATGCAGCGGGCCGAGGCCCGGCCACGTCAGCACCCCGAGGGGGCTGCCCCGGGGGGCGGAAGCGGCGGGGAGCGGGCAGCTGCAGCGGCCGCGGGAGCCATGGACCCCACGAGGCTGCTg TTTCAGGAGCCTTCCCTCTACACAGTCAAGGCCATATTCATCTTGGACAATGATGGACAGCGACTCTTAGCCAAG TACTACGACGACACCTTTCCATCCACGAAAGAACAGAAGACCTTTGAGAGGAGCGTTTTCAATAAAACCCACAAAACTGACA GTGAGATCGCCTTTCTGGAGGGGCTGACCATTGTCTATAAAAGCAGCATCGACCTCTTTTTCTACGTGGTGGGGAGTTCCCAGGAAAATGAG CTGATGCTAGTGGCAGTTCTCACCTGTCTCTTCGACTCCCTCAATCACATGTTACG GAAGAATGTAGAGAAGCGCTCCCTGCTGGACAACCTGGACGGGGTGTTCCTCGTGGTGGATGAGATCGTCGACGGGGG GGTGATTCTGGAGAGCGATCCTCAGCAAGTGATCCAGAAGGTGAACTTCAGG GTGGACGACAGCCCTCTGTCTGAGCAAAGCGTTGCCCAG GTTCTGCAATCTGCCAAAGAGCAAATTAAATGGTCCTTATTAAAGTGA